The Macrobrachium rosenbergii isolate ZJJX-2024 chromosome 56, ASM4041242v1, whole genome shotgun sequence genome includes a region encoding these proteins:
- the LOC136836152 gene encoding uncharacterized protein, with protein MQPHRLGVMNNIRHGVAFLLGQDLLWGCPSPMLLCCLATSTREATPKPPDRDTFTATGMPPSALPSTHQDVRRKEHSPCNSRPRPRSSQKDSHPKLPCSPRREIARYCCKACNVTGHSANWARCPSKQNVADTTPRTIPRGSALYLRQESLSPITSGTPRGFAPPGPSSAMPDSNSLTVLFESTEQCQTSSVSDVAPLLTLISVPGPKLVPVLDPNHVTDPPTGGPPNLTELIITNCEPVTPDISSSQPLSSAKDEPLVDLKVTPSLVHQELSGRDTDDIGSTPTTVVTAVEVGSRPTATRATSNPAPDGTSGLSPESMPSSPPRNGVARPWRNPKKKKKKSRTDPINP; from the coding sequence ATGCAacctcaccgccttggcgtgATGAATAACATCAGGCATGGAGTGGCGTTCCTGTTGGGacaagacctcctctggggatgtccttccccaatgctactctgttgcctagctacctccaccagggaagccactccaaaaccacctgaccGGGACACCTTCACTGCGACAGGCATGCCACCGTCAGCCTTACCTTCCACTCACCAAGATGTTCGACGGAAGGAGCACTCTCCATGCAACTCCAGGCCACGTCCTCGATCCTCACAAAAGGATTCCCACCCAAAGCTTCCTTGTTCACCAAGAAGGGAAATCGCCAGGTACTGCTGCAAGGcctgtaatgtaacagggcactcAGCAAATTGGGCGAGATGCCCTAGCAAGCAGAATGTAGCAGACACCACACCCAGAACCATTCCAAGAGGATCTGCCCTCTacctaagacaggaatctctgtctcccattacctcaggtacaccgaggggttttgcacccccggGTCCCTCGTCAGCCATgcctgactccaattctctgACAGTGCTATTtgagagcactgagcagtgccaaacTTCATCTGTTTCAGACGTAGCACCTCTACTAACCTTAATCTCTGTGCCTGGCCCTAAGTTAGTGCCAGTGCTTGATCCAAATCATGTCACAGATCCTCCTACAGGAGGTCCTCCAAACCTCACTGAACTGATCATCACCAATTGTGAGCCTGTGACCCCTGACATTTCTTCCTCTCAACCACTTTCATCTGccaaggatgaacctctggtagaccttaaagttacaccttctctggtacACCAGGAACTGTCTGGCCGGGACACAGACGACATTGGTTCTACCCCTACGACGGTTGTCACAGCAGTCGAAGTAGGAAGCCGGCCCACAGCTACTAGGGCTACCTCTaatcctgctcctgatggcacttctggcctttccccagagtcgatgccctcatcacctcctaggaatggcgtagctagaccttggaggaacccgaagaagaagaagaagaagagcagaaCAGATCCAATTAACCCATAA